In one Sulfitobacter sp. LCG007 genomic region, the following are encoded:
- a CDS encoding NAD(P)/FAD-dependent oxidoreductase, translating into MNGRSAIVIGAGITGVSAAEWLRRDGWAVTLLDPLAPGDPGQTSFGNAGLIARTSVLPVATPSLVRKAPAMILDPSSPLFLRWSYLPRLLPWLVPFLRNATPGRIREIAEALSAITFDSNDQHLALARRTGAERFIASGDFITLYRQRSDYEGDRLTLETRARFGLEAVPLSRAELVERDPHLGADYRFGAIFGDFRWITSPGKYVAALADHFRSGGGIFRQARAVRVDAGDCPGVTIEGGETLQASKVVLTAGAWSGRLTRSLGTGMRLETERGYQLAMLAPSFTAPGPYMVSDAKLVVTPMEGFLRAAGVVELAGLDAPAIRQPLKVIETAMKRLYPALEFERTEHWMGRRPTTPDSLPALGEDVRAPNVLHAYGGQHIGLTIGPKLGRLVADLASGRAPNIDLGPYRPGRFRRSGGG; encoded by the coding sequence ATGAACGGAAGATCTGCAATCGTGATCGGAGCAGGGATAACCGGCGTCTCGGCAGCGGAATGGCTGCGCCGGGATGGTTGGGCGGTGACACTACTCGATCCGCTGGCACCCGGCGACCCCGGCCAGACGTCATTCGGCAATGCGGGGCTGATCGCGCGGACCTCGGTCCTGCCCGTCGCGACTCCGTCGCTGGTGCGCAAGGCGCCCGCGATGATCCTCGATCCGTCCTCTCCCCTGTTCCTGCGCTGGTCCTACCTGCCGCGACTTCTGCCTTGGCTCGTGCCGTTCCTGCGCAACGCGACCCCGGGGCGGATCCGTGAGATCGCAGAGGCGCTGTCCGCGATCACCTTCGATTCGAACGACCAGCATCTCGCGCTGGCGCGGCGAACCGGGGCCGAGCGCTTCATCGCGAGCGGCGACTTCATCACCCTTTACCGGCAGCGGTCGGACTACGAGGGGGACAGGCTGACACTGGAAACCCGGGCCCGTTTCGGCCTGGAGGCGGTCCCGCTCTCAAGGGCCGAGCTTGTCGAGCGGGACCCGCATCTGGGCGCCGATTACCGCTTCGGTGCGATTTTCGGTGATTTCCGCTGGATCACCTCGCCCGGGAAATACGTCGCCGCCCTGGCGGATCACTTTCGCTCGGGCGGCGGGATCTTCCGTCAGGCACGGGCGGTGCGGGTCGACGCCGGCGACTGCCCCGGCGTGACGATCGAGGGCGGCGAGACGCTGCAGGCGTCGAAGGTCGTGCTGACGGCCGGGGCGTGGTCGGGACGGCTGACGCGCAGCCTCGGGACCGGCATGCGGCTCGAGACCGAACGCGGCTATCAGCTGGCGATGCTCGCCCCCTCGTTCACGGCGCCCGGGCCCTACATGGTAAGCGATGCCAAGCTCGTCGTGACTCCGATGGAGGGGTTTCTCAGGGCGGCGGGTGTGGTCGAGCTGGCCGGGCTTGATGCACCGGCGATACGGCAGCCCCTCAAGGTGATCGAAACGGCGATGAAGCGGCTTTATCCCGCACTGGAATTCGAACGCACCGAGCACTGGATGGGCCGCAGGCCGACGACGCCGGACAGCCTGCCGGCACTCGGAGAGGACGTGCGCGCGCCAAATGTCCTGCATGCCTACGGCGGCCAGCACATCGGGCTGACCATCGGCCCGAAGCTTGGCCGGCTAGTCGCGGACCTCGCGTCGGGGCGCGCGCCGAACATCGACCTCGGGCCCTACCGTCCCGGACGGTTCAGGCGGTCAGGGGGCGGGTGA
- the bchO gene encoding alpha/beta fold hydrolase BchO, producing MDWERHLPRWPLAGLSRQVTVAPHRWHVQECSEGETLLLIHGAGASTHSWRDMIPLLAVGHHVVALDLPGQGFTRVGARGRYGLEETAEDLETLCIDRGWSPVALVGHSAGAAVALRLADRLSGRIGQTPKVVGINPALSQFEGPAGRLYPLFARVLAATPLAAAFFSFGNGNIAKARSLIGNTGSQLNDEGLELYARLISDRDHVDGTLKMMAHWSLDRLLSDLPDLAVDCLFITGAQDRAVPPDAIEDLAGRMQSARVVRLPRLGHLLHEEQPERTARLVLDFVDGARAQDASAREGS from the coding sequence ATGGACTGGGAGCGCCATCTGCCGCGCTGGCCGCTCGCGGGGCTTTCCAGGCAGGTGACGGTGGCGCCTCACCGCTGGCATGTGCAGGAATGCAGTGAGGGCGAAACGCTGCTTCTGATCCATGGCGCCGGAGCCTCGACGCATAGCTGGCGCGACATGATCCCGCTTCTCGCGGTCGGGCATCATGTGGTCGCCCTCGATCTCCCCGGTCAGGGTTTCACGAGGGTCGGCGCGCGCGGCCGCTACGGTCTCGAGGAGACAGCGGAGGATCTCGAGACGCTGTGCATCGACCGTGGCTGGTCGCCTGTCGCGCTCGTCGGACATTCGGCCGGGGCCGCCGTCGCGCTGCGGCTGGCCGACAGGCTTTCCGGCCGCATCGGCCAGACGCCGAAGGTCGTCGGGATCAACCCCGCCCTCAGCCAGTTCGAAGGACCTGCGGGACGGCTCTACCCTCTGTTCGCCAGGGTGCTGGCGGCCACGCCACTGGCCGCGGCATTCTTCTCGTTCGGCAACGGGAACATCGCGAAGGCGCGGTCGCTCATCGGGAACACGGGTTCGCAGCTGAACGACGAGGGCCTCGAGCTCTATGCCAGGCTGATCTCGGACCGGGACCATGTGGACGGCACGCTGAAGATGATGGCGCACTGGTCGCTCGACCGGTTGCTGTCGGATCTGCCGGACCTCGCGGTTGACTGCCTTTTCATCACAGGCGCGCAGGACCGGGCGGTTCCGCCGGATGCAATCGAGGACCTGGCAGGACGGATGCAGAGCGCGCGGGTGGTCCGGCTTCCCCGGCTGGGCCATCTCCTGCATGAAGAGCAGCCCGAGCGTACGGCGCGACTGGTGCTGGATTTCGTCGACGGCGCCCGGGCCCAAGACGCCTCGGCCCGCGAGGGAAGCTAG
- a CDS encoding cupin domain-containing protein has protein sequence MIDLKTFENLAGVQLGAFADKPTSLTQGQQEASAPLWTSADGRTKIGVWECTPGRFTADRTEAGEYCHIIAGKASVTNADGSGTRDIGPGDLLVLPQGWKGAWTVHEHMRKLYVISASPAP, from the coding sequence ATGATCGACCTCAAGACCTTCGAGAACCTCGCCGGGGTTCAGCTCGGCGCCTTCGCCGACAAGCCCACAAGCCTGACGCAGGGCCAGCAGGAAGCCTCGGCCCCGCTCTGGACCTCCGCCGACGGACGCACCAAGATCGGCGTATGGGAATGCACTCCAGGCCGTTTCACGGCTGACCGGACGGAAGCGGGCGAGTATTGCCACATCATCGCGGGAAAGGCGTCCGTGACGAACGCCGACGGCAGCGGCACCCGTGACATCGGGCCGGGCGATCTGCTGGTGCTGCCGCAGGGCTGGAAGGGCGCGTGGACCGTTCACGAGCACATGCGCAAGCTTTACGTGATCAGCGCCTCACCCGCCCCCTGA
- a CDS encoding GMC family oxidoreductase — MREFDFIVVGAGSAGCVLANRLSENGRYTVLLLEAGGSDLNFWIWMPIGYGKTFYRRSVNWMYLTEPVPTMNDRISYWPRGKVMGGSSSINAMVYIRGQREDFEDWKAMGNPGWGWEDVLPYFRRSETNDAGGTDLRGDSGPLHVATMNRDLHPLCEDFIRAGEELQIRRNADFNGPDQEGVGTYQITAKGGMRMSAARAYIRPARKRANLRIEKRALTTRLLFEGKRVTGVRYMQNGTEKQARARREVILAAGAVNSPQLLQLSGIGPANLLKDKGIEVVQAMPGVGSNLQDHLCIDHVYRARVPTLNEELYPWYGKLRHGIRYVLTRRGPLSLSVNQAGAFLRSRPELTRPNMQIFFSPVSYTKVPPGKRQLMNPDPFPGFLMSAQPTRPTSRGHLEIRSADPFEAPAIHPNYLDTEFDQRAMIEASRMLINLAETPALSRIIEAETTPGPDVRSDEALLADCKARATTIFHPVSTCRMGPDPDRDVVDARLRVHRLEGLRVADASIFPTLTSGNTNAPAIMVGEKAADLILADHR, encoded by the coding sequence ATGCGGGAATTCGACTTTATCGTTGTGGGCGCCGGTTCCGCCGGATGCGTGCTTGCCAACCGGCTGAGCGAGAACGGCAGGTACACCGTCCTGTTGCTCGAGGCAGGCGGGAGCGATCTGAATTTCTGGATCTGGATGCCGATCGGCTACGGCAAGACCTTCTATCGCCGCAGCGTCAACTGGATGTATCTGACCGAGCCCGTCCCGACGATGAACGACCGCATCTCCTACTGGCCGCGCGGCAAGGTCATGGGCGGGTCGAGTTCGATCAACGCGATGGTCTACATCCGAGGGCAACGCGAGGATTTCGAGGACTGGAAGGCGATGGGCAATCCCGGCTGGGGCTGGGAGGACGTTCTGCCCTATTTCAGGCGTTCGGAAACCAATGACGCCGGAGGCACCGATCTGCGCGGCGACAGCGGCCCGCTGCATGTGGCGACGATGAACCGCGACCTGCATCCGCTTTGCGAGGATTTCATCCGCGCCGGCGAGGAACTTCAGATCCGTCGCAACGCCGATTTCAACGGACCGGATCAGGAAGGGGTCGGAACCTACCAGATCACGGCCAAAGGCGGCATGCGCATGTCCGCCGCGCGCGCCTATATCCGCCCGGCCCGCAAGCGCGCCAATCTCCGGATCGAGAAGCGCGCGCTGACCACCCGGCTGCTCTTCGAGGGCAAGCGCGTCACAGGCGTCCGGTACATGCAGAACGGCACCGAGAAGCAAGCCCGTGCCCGGCGAGAGGTCATCCTCGCTGCCGGAGCGGTGAATTCACCGCAGTTGCTCCAGCTTTCGGGCATCGGGCCCGCGAACCTGCTGAAGGACAAGGGGATCGAGGTCGTTCAGGCCATGCCCGGCGTCGGGAGCAACCTTCAGGACCATCTCTGTATCGACCACGTATACCGTGCCCGCGTGCCGACGCTGAACGAAGAACTCTACCCCTGGTACGGCAAGCTGCGCCACGGAATACGCTACGTCCTCACCCGGCGCGGCCCGCTGTCACTGAGCGTGAATCAGGCGGGCGCTTTCCTGCGCTCGCGGCCCGAGCTGACCCGCCCGAACATGCAGATCTTCTTCTCGCCGGTAAGCTACACCAAGGTCCCGCCGGGCAAGCGCCAGCTGATGAACCCGGATCCGTTTCCCGGCTTCCTGATGTCGGCCCAGCCGACCCGTCCGACAAGCCGGGGCCATCTGGAGATCCGCTCGGCCGATCCGTTCGAGGCACCGGCGATCCATCCCAACTACCTCGATACCGAGTTCGACCAGCGCGCGATGATCGAGGCATCGCGCATGCTGATCAATCTCGCGGAAACCCCGGCCCTGTCGCGCATAATCGAAGCCGAGACGACGCCCGGACCGGACGTCCGCTCGGACGAGGCGCTGCTGGCCGACTGCAAGGCGCGCGCCACGACGATCTTCCACCCCGTCAGCACCTGCCGCATGGGACCCGATCCTGACCGCGACGTGGTCGACGCGCGGCTGCGGGTGCATCGACTCGAAGGCCTGCGCGTGGCGGACGCGTCTATCTTTCCGACCCTGACTTCGGGCAATACCAACGCCCCGGCGATCATGGTGGGCGAAAAGGCCGCCGACCTCATCCTCGCGGATCATCGCTAG
- a CDS encoding magnesium chelatase subunit D, giving the protein MSGEGATSAWERACLALHLLCIDPAGLGGMAIRARSGPVRDAFSDLLVRLPLKLVKLQTQIDDDALFGGVDVAGTLAQGRLVRTRGLTRDVSALVLPMAERCGTGLAARLAHVLDAGGHSLILLDEGAEPEETAPPILTERVAFHVDLTDIGRMEATPVPVPDLDAARERYGRIPADAAATRTLAALALRFGIGSLRAPLRALAVARAHAALDGRNLVGSDDIRIAAELVYPHRATAVPNEPEQEADMTPEDAQSGDQSDAPTPERGEIPQELLVAAVRALLPDRLLDASTGPGRSGAFAGSGAGLRKAGNRRGRPLTSRPGRPGGQSRIDLVATLRAAAPWQNLRQAATADAKRVVVHPSDIRLRRYEEQSDRILIFTVDASGSSAMSRLAEAKGAVELLLAQSYARRDHVALIAFRGTSAELLLPPTRSLVQAKRRLSALPGGGATPLAAGLQAAAVLAAGEQRRGLTATIVLLTDGRANVALSGEADRSRAASDAEQVAAWVRAGNIGGIVLDTGNRPHGPLQALASLMRARYVPLPRADARKMSAAIGSALET; this is encoded by the coding sequence ATGAGCGGGGAAGGCGCCACCTCGGCGTGGGAGCGGGCCTGTCTTGCCCTGCATCTGCTCTGCATCGACCCTGCCGGCCTCGGCGGCATGGCCATCCGCGCACGTTCCGGTCCGGTCCGCGATGCCTTCTCGGATCTTCTCGTCCGCCTGCCGCTGAAGCTGGTCAAGCTGCAGACGCAGATCGACGACGATGCGCTCTTTGGCGGCGTGGACGTGGCGGGAACGCTCGCGCAGGGTAGGCTTGTTCGGACCCGCGGGCTGACCCGCGACGTTTCGGCCCTCGTCCTGCCCATGGCAGAGCGCTGCGGGACCGGGCTTGCCGCGCGACTGGCGCATGTGCTCGACGCAGGCGGTCACAGTCTCATCCTTCTCGACGAGGGCGCCGAACCCGAGGAAACGGCACCGCCGATCCTGACGGAGCGTGTGGCGTTCCATGTGGACCTGACGGACATCGGCCGGATGGAGGCGACCCCCGTGCCGGTGCCCGATCTCGATGCGGCGCGCGAAAGGTATGGCCGGATCCCCGCCGATGCGGCCGCGACGCGGACGCTGGCGGCGCTGGCCCTGCGGTTCGGGATCGGCAGCCTGCGGGCGCCCCTGCGCGCGCTTGCGGTTGCCCGTGCGCATGCGGCGCTCGACGGTCGAAATCTGGTCGGGTCGGACGACATTCGTATCGCGGCAGAACTGGTCTATCCGCACCGGGCAACGGCGGTCCCGAATGAGCCGGAGCAGGAAGCCGACATGACGCCCGAGGATGCGCAGTCTGGCGATCAGAGCGACGCGCCGACCCCTGAACGCGGGGAGATCCCGCAGGAACTGCTGGTCGCGGCGGTCAGGGCCCTGCTGCCAGACCGCCTGCTCGATGCGTCAACCGGACCCGGGCGCAGCGGGGCCTTCGCGGGTTCTGGCGCCGGGCTCAGAAAAGCCGGCAACCGCCGTGGCCGTCCGTTGACTTCCAGACCCGGCAGGCCCGGTGGACAGAGCAGGATCGACCTTGTCGCGACGCTGCGGGCCGCCGCGCCCTGGCAGAATTTGAGGCAGGCCGCCACGGCAGATGCGAAGCGTGTCGTCGTTCATCCGTCGGACATCCGTCTCAGACGGTATGAAGAGCAGAGCGACCGGATACTGATTTTCACCGTGGACGCCTCGGGCTCGTCCGCGATGTCGCGGCTGGCCGAGGCCAAGGGCGCCGTAGAACTGCTGCTGGCGCAATCCTACGCACGCCGGGACCACGTCGCGTTGATCGCTTTCCGCGGAACCTCCGCCGAGCTTCTCCTGCCGCCCACCCGCTCGCTCGTCCAGGCCAAGCGCCGGCTGTCCGCGCTCCCGGGCGGCGGGGCGACGCCGCTGGCCGCGGGCCTTCAGGCCGCCGCCGTTCTCGCCGCCGGCGAACAGCGCCGGGGCCTGACGGCCACCATCGTTCTGCTGACGGACGGACGCGCGAATGTCGCGCTTTCCGGGGAAGCGGACCGGTCGCGCGCGGCAAGCGACGCAGAGCAGGTCGCGGCCTGGGTGCGCGCGGGCAACATCGGCGGTATCGTCCTCGACACGGGAAACCGGCCGCACGGCCCTCTGCAGGCGCTCGCGAGCCTGATGCGCGCGCGCTATGTGCCGCTGCCGCGCGCCGATGCCCGAAAGATGAGCGCCGCCATCGGCAGCGCCCTCGAGACCTAG
- a CDS encoding DUF421 domain-containing protein, with product MLLDDIYADAIARGALLSGLGLAWVIVLVRLVGLRSFSKMTNFDFVMTVAMGSLLAGAAQTGSWAELTQTMTAMASLFAIQFAVAFLRQRSDRLDGILQNMPVLLMKDGKVLHAALRRTRVTQDDLTAKLREANVLDISSVRAVILETTGDVSVLHGPTLDSAVMAGVDQTPDRPWRWSPPLSRASSDDPRG from the coding sequence ATGCTATTGGATGACATCTACGCGGATGCAATCGCGAGGGGTGCGTTGCTGTCGGGTCTGGGTCTGGCATGGGTGATCGTTCTTGTCCGGCTTGTCGGACTGCGATCCTTTTCGAAGATGACGAACTTCGATTTCGTCATGACCGTGGCGATGGGATCGCTTCTGGCCGGGGCGGCGCAGACCGGAAGCTGGGCAGAACTGACGCAGACCATGACAGCCATGGCCTCGCTCTTTGCGATACAGTTCGCGGTCGCCTTCCTGCGCCAGCGATCGGACCGTCTGGACGGGATACTTCAGAACATGCCCGTTCTGCTGATGAAGGACGGCAAGGTTCTTCACGCGGCCCTTCGCAGGACACGGGTGACGCAGGACGATCTGACAGCCAAGCTTCGCGAGGCGAACGTGCTGGATATCTCGTCCGTGCGGGCCGTCATTCTCGAGACAACCGGAGATGTCTCGGTACTCCACGGCCCGACGCTTGACTCCGCCGTCATGGCCGGCGTGGATCAGACACCGGATCGACCCTGGCGATGGTCACCGCCCCTTTCGCGCGCTTCTAGCGATGATCCGCGAGGATGA
- a CDS encoding ABC transporter permease, with translation MHAARLNEAGLRRDGRLERLKLFGLGSPAMLLILVILVIPVGWLFYVSFVGSDGSFSLENYERMINRSSYRRIFATTFQVSFLTTGLCILIGYPLAYFISQLPSRLANLCMITVLLPFWTSLLVRTYAWLVLLQKQGLINNWAISLGLWEEPLKMVHNMTGTLIGMVHIMLPFLILPVFGAMKAIDTDLMKAASNLGATPKRAFWTVFFPMTTPGLFAGALMVFILCLGFYVTPAVLGGGRVILVSMQIVSNIELFVNWGAASALGVVLLLMTVAILWIASRFLNLDQIAGGGR, from the coding sequence ATGCATGCCGCGCGCCTGAACGAAGCCGGACTTCGACGTGACGGCAGGCTGGAGCGGCTGAAGCTCTTCGGTCTCGGCTCGCCTGCCATGCTCCTGATACTCGTGATCCTCGTCATTCCCGTGGGCTGGCTCTTCTACGTGTCCTTCGTCGGCTCGGACGGCAGCTTCTCGCTCGAGAACTACGAGCGGATGATCAACCGCAGCTCCTACAGGCGCATCTTCGCGACCACCTTCCAGGTCAGCTTCCTGACGACGGGCCTGTGCATCCTGATCGGCTACCCGCTGGCCTATTTCATCTCGCAACTGCCGAGCCGGCTGGCGAACCTGTGCATGATCACCGTCCTGCTGCCGTTCTGGACCTCGCTTCTGGTGCGCACCTATGCCTGGCTGGTGCTGCTTCAGAAACAGGGGCTCATCAACAACTGGGCCATTTCCCTCGGGCTCTGGGAAGAACCCCTCAAGATGGTGCACAACATGACCGGCACGCTGATCGGGATGGTGCATATCATGCTGCCCTTCCTGATCCTGCCGGTTTTCGGGGCGATGAAGGCCATCGATACGGATCTGATGAAGGCGGCCTCGAACCTCGGCGCCACACCAAAGCGCGCCTTCTGGACGGTCTTCTTCCCGATGACGACGCCCGGGCTTTTCGCCGGGGCGCTCATGGTCTTCATCCTCTGCCTCGGTTTCTACGTGACCCCTGCGGTGCTGGGCGGCGGGCGCGTGATCCTCGTCTCGATGCAGATCGTGTCCAACATCGAGCTCTTCGTGAACTGGGGTGCCGCCAGTGCGCTTGGGGTGGTGCTGCTGCTCATGACCGTGGCCATCCTCTGGATCGCGTCGCGCTTTCTGAACCTCGACCAGATCGCCGGAGGTGGCCGCTGA
- a CDS encoding ABC transporter permease yields MMSWLRSPATATQVTHGQRVWLYVLSVIIMILLVAPTLIVIPMSFSDSQYLEFPPETWSTRWYEHYFASPEWMEATWTSLKAALLTMLVATPVGVLAAYGLHTSRISFVRAAFVLMITPMMVPLVLVAIGTFYVYVKLGILYTITGLVLAHTVLALPLVVIVTGSALKSYDMSQEEAARSLGAPRWKAFLTVTLPQIRFAVVTSALLAFLTSFDEVVVAMFVSGGDNPTLTRNMFNALRDQIDPTIASISTIMIAVTTGMMVLAQVFGQEKK; encoded by the coding sequence ATGATGTCATGGCTCCGATCCCCGGCCACCGCAACGCAGGTCACGCACGGGCAGCGCGTCTGGCTCTATGTCCTGTCGGTCATCATCATGATCCTGCTGGTCGCACCGACGCTGATCGTTATCCCCATGTCCTTCTCCGACAGCCAGTATCTCGAGTTTCCGCCCGAGACCTGGTCGACCCGCTGGTACGAGCACTACTTCGCCTCGCCGGAATGGATGGAGGCCACCTGGACGTCGCTGAAGGCTGCCCTGCTGACCATGCTGGTCGCGACACCTGTCGGGGTTCTGGCGGCCTACGGCCTGCACACGTCGCGCATCAGCTTCGTGCGGGCCGCCTTCGTGCTGATGATCACCCCGATGATGGTGCCTCTCGTGCTTGTGGCGATCGGAACCTTCTACGTCTACGTCAAGCTGGGCATCCTCTACACCATCACCGGACTTGTGCTCGCGCATACGGTTCTGGCCCTGCCGCTGGTCGTCATCGTGACCGGATCCGCGCTGAAAAGCTATGACATGAGCCAGGAAGAGGCCGCCCGCAGCCTCGGCGCGCCGCGCTGGAAGGCCTTCCTGACCGTCACCCTGCCGCAGATCCGGTTCGCCGTCGTCACAAGCGCCCTGCTTGCCTTCCTCACAAGCTTCGACGAGGTGGTGGTGGCGATGTTCGTTTCAGGCGGGGACAATCCGACCCTGACCCGCAACATGTTCAACGCCCTGCGCGATCAGATCGACCCGACCATCGCGTCGATCTCGACCATCATGATCGCCGTGACCACGGGCATGATGGTGCTGGCGCAGGTCTTCGGACAGGAAAAGAAATAG
- a CDS encoding DUF998 domain-containing protein, whose protein sequence is MKADRPAFDRHLLLATAWIAIAGCALLLLGNLIGSIVVPQYDWIADTVSDLAAGKFEIIQDIALYAYAASLVSCAIAAAHLHLDSRRWNVGIACLALLAMCVVIIGARNEYGDNDNEGVVIHIYLVYLLGLLFGVLFLSMARGLGTVSNRYRAVSIGCAILWIAGAPIFFFMPTGYDGLYERALGLITLVWVMSFSSLLLSVARNGLVAEHEKRGSRHAIG, encoded by the coding sequence ATGAAAGCTGACCGCCCCGCCTTCGACCGACACCTGCTTCTGGCGACGGCCTGGATCGCGATCGCGGGATGTGCGCTTTTGCTGCTCGGAAACCTGATCGGCAGCATCGTGGTTCCGCAGTACGACTGGATCGCGGATACGGTCAGCGATCTCGCGGCCGGGAAGTTCGAGATCATACAGGATATCGCGCTTTATGCTTACGCCGCTTCCCTTGTCAGCTGCGCGATTGCCGCCGCGCATCTTCATCTCGACAGTAGGCGCTGGAATGTCGGGATCGCCTGCCTTGCCCTTCTGGCCATGTGCGTCGTGATCATCGGAGCGCGCAACGAGTATGGCGACAACGACAACGAAGGCGTCGTGATCCACATATATCTCGTCTACCTTCTGGGCCTGCTCTTTGGCGTCCTCTTCCTGTCGATGGCGAGGGGCCTCGGAACCGTCTCGAACCGCTATCGCGCCGTCAGCATCGGCTGCGCGATCCTGTGGATTGCGGGCGCACCGATATTCTTCTTCATGCCCACGGGATATGACGGCCTCTACGAACGGGCACTGGGACTGATCACGCTCGTCTGGGTGATGTCGTTCTCGAGCCTGCTGTTGTCGGTCGCCCGAAACGGGCTCGTCGCGGAGCATGAGAAGCGTGGGTCGCGGCATGCTATTGGATGA
- a CDS encoding ABC transporter ATP-binding protein produces the protein MTTSDALPITVRNVTKTYGKVHALNDVSLDVKSGEFLTLLGPSGSGKTTLLMVLAGFTRPDFGSLKFGEREVIRTPPHLRDVGMTFQSYALFPHMTVAGNVGYPLRLRKAPRAEIERRVEQALETVQLGGFGDRRINQLSGGQKQRVAVARAIVFEPRILLMDEPLSALDKKLRDQMQIELRQLHEKLGMTTVYVTHDQREALTMSDRIAVVNHGRIMQLDTPRDLYERPANRFVADFIGDSTFLPVSRHGSVVSWGDLPLKYDGALPESAKLMLMIRPERIVLSDRAREGENTFPATATEVVYQGDSFLLYARLADGSQIALRGAMRGSTASKMPSVGDAVILSLAPADTAIIDGSEA, from the coding sequence ATGACGACCAGCGATGCCTTGCCGATCACGGTGCGGAACGTGACGAAGACCTATGGCAAGGTCCATGCGCTGAACGACGTTTCGCTGGACGTCAAAAGCGGCGAGTTCCTGACCCTTCTCGGTCCCTCTGGTTCCGGCAAGACCACTTTGCTGATGGTGTTGGCGGGATTCACCCGGCCCGACTTCGGCAGCCTCAAGTTCGGCGAGCGCGAGGTCATCCGGACCCCGCCGCACCTGCGCGACGTCGGAATGACTTTCCAGAGCTACGCGCTGTTTCCGCACATGACCGTCGCCGGCAATGTCGGCTACCCCCTGCGGCTGCGCAAGGCCCCAAGGGCCGAGATCGAACGGCGCGTGGAACAGGCGCTCGAGACGGTTCAGCTTGGCGGTTTCGGCGATCGGCGGATCAACCAGCTTTCCGGGGGCCAGAAGCAGCGCGTCGCCGTCGCCCGGGCCATCGTTTTCGAGCCGCGTATCCTGCTGATGGACGAACCGCTCTCGGCGCTCGACAAGAAGCTGCGCGACCAGATGCAGATCGAACTGCGCCAGCTCCACGAGAAGCTCGGGATGACGACGGTCTATGTCACCCACGACCAGCGCGAGGCGCTGACCATGTCCGACCGGATCGCCGTGGTGAACCATGGCCGGATCATGCAGCTCGACACACCCCGCGATCTCTATGAGCGCCCCGCCAACCGTTTCGTCGCCGACTTCATCGGCGATTCAACCTTTCTTCCGGTCAGCCGGCATGGCTCGGTCGTATCCTGGGGCGACCTGCCGCTCAAATACGACGGCGCGCTCCCCGAGAGCGCCAAGCTGATGCTGATGATCCGCCCCGAACGGATCGTGCTTTCGGACAGGGCCCGGGAAGGCGAGAACACCTTCCCCGCCACGGCGACGGAAGTGGTTTATCAGGGCGACAGCTTCCTGCTCTATGCCCGCCTCGCCGACGGCAGCCAGATCGCGCTGCGCGGCGCGATGCGCGGCTCGACCGCCTCGAAGATGCCGTCGGTCGGCGATGCCGTGATCCTTTCGCTCGCGCCCGCCGACACCGCGATCATCGACGGAAGCGAGGCCTGA